In the Topomyia yanbarensis strain Yona2022 chromosome 3, ASM3024719v1, whole genome shotgun sequence genome, one interval contains:
- the LOC131692783 gene encoding CCAAT/enhancer-binding protein-like: MESPQMYDTNQIQVRSDIKKLTMAANNNNASTPNNNNSPTAVNQNTLALKQQQHQQQQQAQLNPIVHPNGNVLTNGNLLSKQMLQQIQYSQSELDELTSQEISLDLQHLIDDQFRDPEALGIFTEMVTVGSTNGNVTNPLVQTAAAKALQLQQARLSQHTNGNTNYQRSLAYMPQPVHTGATYTNNSSDENSSVGSSDSANIKEEPVDPNEYRRQLQQATGAQFMGNTTYQLAGGGAGGGGGSVGTGNYVTNGNGNTFSNLTPATVLHHQALPHLAGAAHLANLTKHNKLLPHVSRKSQQKHVDKGTDEYRRRRERNNIAVRKSREKAKVRSREVEEKVKALLKEKDVLLRKIEEKNNEIQLYKQLYMHLMNHSNPEINQICRSALNLSNMGDHM; this comes from the coding sequence ATGGAATCGCCTCAAATGTACGATACAAATCAAATTCAAGTGCGCAGTGATATTAAAAAACTAACGATGGCAGCCAACAACAATAATGCATCAACACCTAACAACAATAACTCACCAACGGCGGTCAACCAGAATACGTTGGCTCTTAAGCAACAGCAAcatcagcagcaacaacaagCCCAGTTAAATCCAATTGTGCACCCTAACGGCAACGTGTTGACCAACGGGAACCTTCTATCGAAGCAGATGCTCCAGCAAATCCAATACTCCCAGAGTGAATTGGATGAGCTTACATCTCAGGAAATTTCACTGGACCTCCAGCATCTGATCGATGATCAGTTTCGTGACCCGGAGGCTCTCGGTATATTCACCGAAATGGTTACCGTTGGCAGTACAAACGGTAATGTTACGAATCCCTTGGTACAGACAGCGGCTGCTAAAGCTCTCCAACTACAGCAGGCTCGATTGTCTCAGCATACCAATGGAAATACCAACTATCAACGATCTCTGGCCTACATGCCACAGCCAGTTCACACTGGCGCTACCTATACAAACAACTCCAGCGATGAGAACAGCAGCGTCGGTTCTTCGGATTCAGCTAACATCAAAGAGGAACCGGTCGATCCGAATGAGTATCGTCGCCAACTGCAGCAAGCCACGGGGGCCCAGTTCATGGGGAACACAACATACCAGCTTGCTGGCGGCGGTGCTGGTGGTGGAGGTGGTAGTGTTGGAACGGGAAACTACGTGACCAACGGAAATGGTAATACCTTCTCGAACCTTACTCCAGCTACAGTGTTACATCACCAAGCCTTGCCACACCTCGCCGGAGCTGCCCATCTGGCGAATCTTACCAAGCACAATAAGTTACTTCCGCACGTGTCCCGCAAGTCCCAGCAAAAACACGTCGATAAGGGTACCGACGAGTACCGGAGGCGACGTGAGCGAAACAACATAGCCGTCCGAAAGTCCCGCGAAAAAGCCAAAGTGCGATCCCGTGAGGTGGAGGAAAAGGTTAAAGCACTTCTCAAGGAGAAGGACGTCCTACTACGAAAAATCGAGGAAAAGAACAACGAGATCCAGCTATACAAGCAGCTCTACATGCATCTGATGAACCACAGCAATCCGGAGATCAATCAGATCTGTCGCAGCGCGCTGAATCTTTCAAACATGGGTGATCATATGTAG